The proteins below come from a single Tissierella sp. MB52-C2 genomic window:
- a CDS encoding class I SAM-dependent RNA methyltransferase, with the protein MGNIELIATATFGLEAVVKRELMNLGYNDLVVENGKVIFTGTEKDIPKTNLWLRTADRVLLKMGEFKALTFDELFEKTKALPWDQWITEDANFVVNGKSIDSKLFSISDCQRIVEKAVIEKLKTKYNVEWFEKSGAKYTIEVSLLKDVATLTIDTSGEGLHKRGYRDRQGDAPIKETLAAAMILLSYWNKDRVLLDPFCGSGTIPIEAAMIGRNMAPGLDRNFAAEGWPKVKEEYWKEARKEAFQVIDNDTKLHILGCDIDRKAILRARDNAANLGLEDDIAFFIKDFRDAELKNEYGVVITNPPYGERLSEKREVERLHKDLGIKFKELDTWSLYVITSEEEFEKQYGKKANKKRKLYNGRIKVDYYQYYGPRPEK; encoded by the coding sequence ATGGGAAATATTGAATTAATAGCTACTGCTACCTTTGGTTTAGAAGCAGTAGTAAAAAGAGAATTAATGAATTTAGGATATAATGATTTAGTGGTAGAAAACGGTAAAGTAATATTTACTGGAACAGAAAAAGATATACCAAAGACTAATTTATGGTTAAGAACGGCAGATAGAGTTCTTTTAAAGATGGGAGAGTTTAAGGCTTTAACCTTTGATGAATTATTTGAAAAAACAAAGGCACTGCCATGGGATCAATGGATCACGGAAGATGCAAACTTTGTAGTAAATGGAAAGAGTATAGACTCAAAGTTATTTAGTATATCAGATTGTCAGAGAATAGTAGAAAAAGCAGTGATAGAAAAGCTAAAGACTAAATATAATGTAGAGTGGTTCGAGAAATCAGGAGCTAAATATACTATTGAAGTGTCACTTCTCAAAGATGTAGCAACTTTAACTATAGATACATCAGGAGAAGGACTTCATAAAAGAGGATATAGAGATAGACAAGGAGATGCCCCTATAAAAGAGACATTGGCTGCAGCTATGATACTTTTAAGCTATTGGAATAAGGATAGAGTTCTATTGGACCCATTCTGTGGTTCAGGAACTATACCGATTGAGGCGGCCATGATAGGGAGAAACATGGCTCCTGGTCTTGATAGAAATTTTGCGGCAGAAGGGTGGCCGAAGGTAAAGGAAGAATACTGGAAGGAAGCGAGGAAGGAAGCTTTTCAAGTAATAGACAATGATACTAAGCTGCATATCCTTGGTTGTGATATAGATAGAAAGGCTATTCTTCGTGCTAGAGATAATGCTGCAAATCTAGGACTAGAAGATGATATTGCATTTTTTATTAAAGACTTTAGAGATGCAGAACTAAAAAATGAATATGGGGTAGTTATAACTAACCCACCTTATGGTGAAAGATTAAGTGAGAAAAGAGAAGTAGAAAGACTGCATAAAGACTTAGGAATTAAGTTTAAGGAGTTAGACACCTGGTCATTATATGTAATTACTTCTGAGGAAGAGTTTGAAAAACAGTATGGCAAAAAAGCAAATAAGAAGAGAAAGCTATATAACGGAAGGATAAAAGTAGATTACTATCAATACTATGGACCAAGACCAGAAAAATAG
- a CDS encoding ABC transporter permease, with the protein MERLTKNKNFEYLNSLFISIFASLLIGALIMMANGRSPLAGYGALLTGAFGSKYNIATTFAKTVPLVLTGLATAIAFRAGISNVGGEGQLYLGAFAAAYVGITFTNLPGAIGIILAIVAGALVGGAYAFFPAILKVKYDVNEVITTIMLNTVATLFTAYLVNYPFASSQGKMGGTEMIAEQFQFSRLVKLSTLNTSIFYMMIIALVIYYLMEKTSYGYDFKIVGQNNIFGRYAGIKDKNQMVIAMIISGGLCGIAGALEVFGVHYRFLQHISPGYAFDGMLIALIVNNNPIGVVLMSIFFGALKTGSVSMENSIGIPSELVSVIQSIIILFIAGEAGFKNIYKNWKMKKIAKSKVGEENV; encoded by the coding sequence ATGGAAAGATTAACTAAGAATAAGAACTTTGAATATTTGAATTCCCTATTTATATCTATATTTGCATCACTTTTAATAGGAGCTTTAATTATGATGGCAAATGGTAGAAGTCCATTGGCGGGATATGGTGCTTTATTAACAGGAGCCTTTGGATCAAAATATAATATAGCGACTACTTTCGCTAAGACAGTTCCTTTAGTACTTACTGGACTGGCAACGGCCATAGCCTTTAGAGCTGGGATATCAAACGTAGGTGGAGAAGGTCAGCTTTATTTAGGTGCTTTTGCAGCAGCATATGTAGGTATTACTTTTACTAATCTACCAGGAGCAATAGGTATAATATTAGCGATTGTTGCAGGTGCATTAGTTGGTGGAGCCTATGCGTTTTTTCCTGCCATATTGAAGGTAAAGTATGACGTAAACGAGGTAATAACTACAATAATGTTAAACACAGTAGCCACATTATTTACTGCATACTTGGTTAATTACCCATTTGCTTCATCTCAAGGTAAAATGGGTGGTACAGAAATGATAGCAGAACAATTTCAATTTTCTCGATTAGTTAAGCTATCTACATTAAATACAAGTATATTTTATATGATGATTATAGCCTTGGTTATTTACTACTTAATGGAGAAAACTTCCTATGGATATGACTTTAAAATAGTAGGACAAAATAATATATTTGGAAGATATGCGGGAATAAAAGATAAAAATCAAATGGTAATAGCCATGATAATATCGGGAGGATTATGTGGAATTGCTGGAGCATTGGAAGTTTTTGGAGTCCATTATAGATTTCTACAGCATATATCCCCAGGATACGCCTTCGATGGTATGTTAATAGCCCTAATAGTAAACAACAATCCTATCGGTGTAGTATTGATGTCTATATTCTTTGGAGCATTGAAGACAGGTTCTGTCTCCATGGAAAACTCCATAGGAATACCATCAGAGCTAGTGTCAGTTATCCAATCCATAATAATCTTATTTATTGCAGGGGAAGCAGGTTTTAAAAATATATATAAGAACTGGAAAATGAAAAAGATAGCTAAGAGTAAGGTAGGTGAGGAAAATGTTTAA
- a CDS encoding questin oxidase family protein, with product MIVGNLINEYGNKHSPYLKGLVNHLPMAQLALYKMSQDLEKVKDFTETYVKCVDIDPVKTDYIKINSIEECLGKRELYESCLDIIRKEIKEKNIDEIIRYVLNTYPFGMSSGLFHTSIRLAYGVEGFKMEEELSEEVARALAYYITAYRKADIFERKINPTDILQELDRLINNEKIKEILQSKTTMGQKIKALYESEDYMKLGFLIDGDEDEKINTLLQILLPTYINSGSIVILHCITGLHALLVLKEYYNDFDTALDIMTTCVITHLLTNENLMFTTEKDRIIDFSWNYILSMCVESTDVHTLKFAYSCRELYKRNKMIELKKAAKKRLIRY from the coding sequence ATGATTGTAGGAAATTTGATTAATGAGTATGGAAACAAACATTCACCTTATCTAAAGGGGTTGGTAAATCATTTACCAATGGCTCAATTAGCATTATATAAAATGAGTCAAGATTTAGAAAAGGTAAAGGATTTTACCGAAACTTATGTAAAATGTGTAGATATTGATCCAGTAAAAACAGACTATATAAAAATTAACTCCATAGAAGAATGCCTTGGGAAACGAGAATTATATGAATCATGTTTAGATATCATAAGAAAAGAAATTAAGGAAAAAAACATAGATGAAATTATAAGATATGTACTTAATACTTATCCATTTGGTATGTCATCTGGGCTTTTTCATACATCCATTAGATTAGCTTATGGAGTTGAAGGCTTCAAAATGGAGGAGGAATTAAGTGAAGAGGTGGCTAGAGCCTTGGCATATTATATTACAGCTTATAGAAAGGCAGATATATTCGAAAGAAAAATTAATCCTACAGATATTTTGCAAGAATTAGATAGATTGATAAATAATGAAAAGATAAAAGAAATACTACAATCTAAAACCACAATGGGCCAAAAAATTAAAGCTTTATATGAAAGTGAAGATTATATGAAATTAGGATTTTTAATAGATGGAGATGAAGATGAGAAGATAAATACATTACTTCAAATTCTACTGCCAACTTATATTAATTCAGGTAGTATAGTTATACTACATTGCATAACAGGACTTCATGCATTATTAGTATTAAAGGAATACTATAATGATTTTGATACTGCACTAGATATTATGACTACTTGTGTTATTACACATTTATTAACTAATGAAAATCTAATGTTTACTACTGAAAAAGATAGAATAATAGACTTCTCATGGAACTATATATTGAGCATGTGTGTAGAATCAACAGACGTTCATACTTTGAAGTTTGCCTACAGCTGTAGAGAACTCTATAAAAGAAATAAAATGATTGAATTAAAAAAAGCAGCTAAAAAAAGACTTATAAGATATTAA
- a CDS encoding class II SORL domain-containing protein yields the protein MKSIGSLYQSGDWKGEKHVPVIHAPEKVKLGDLVDIKVMVGEEIAHPNTFEHYISWIKVYYQPEGHKFPIEIGSCNFTSHGESELFTEPNVSLRFKPSKCGTIYAESYCNIHGLWENSVELKVEA from the coding sequence ATGAAGAGTATAGGCAGTTTATATCAAAGTGGAGATTGGAAAGGTGAAAAACACGTACCAGTAATTCATGCTCCTGAAAAAGTTAAGCTTGGGGATTTAGTAGATATTAAAGTTATGGTTGGAGAAGAAATAGCACATCCAAATACATTTGAGCATTACATATCATGGATCAAAGTCTATTATCAACCAGAAGGACACAAATTTCCAATAGAAATTGGATCCTGTAATTTTACATCTCATGGTGAAAGTGAATTATTTACTGAACCAAATGTATCACTTAGATTTAAGCCTTCAAAATGTGGTACAATATACGCAGAGTCCTATTGTAATATCCATGGACTATGGGAAAATAGCGTAGAGCTTAAAGTCGAAGCATAA
- a CDS encoding nucleoside phosphorylase, with product MKQPHILCEPKDISEYVILPGDPGRVLRVGALLDSYEEVAYNREFRTIKGYYKGVPITVTSTGIGGPSASIAIEELISCGAKYLIRIGSGGAVQSNIDIGDLIVCSAATREEGTTSMYITPTYPAVPDIKLTNLIIDTCEELKYKYHYGIVRSHDSFYTDNEDKIMEYWNSKNILASDMETSSLFVIGQLRGVKTASILNNVVKYDSGLKESIGDYVMEGIGSVEGEKRQIILALETFAKLNK from the coding sequence ATGAAACAGCCTCATATACTATGTGAACCAAAAGACATCTCTGAATATGTAATACTTCCAGGAGACCCAGGAAGGGTTTTGAGAGTGGGAGCATTATTAGATTCTTATGAAGAAGTAGCATATAATAGAGAGTTTAGAACTATAAAGGGTTATTATAAGGGGGTTCCCATAACAGTCACATCTACAGGAATAGGAGGCCCGTCAGCTTCCATAGCCATAGAAGAATTGATTTCCTGTGGTGCAAAATACCTTATTAGAATAGGTTCAGGTGGTGCAGTTCAATCGAATATCGACATAGGTGATTTAATTGTTTGTTCTGCCGCCACAAGAGAAGAAGGTACTACAAGTATGTATATAACCCCAACATATCCAGCTGTACCAGATATAAAACTTACTAATTTAATTATAGATACTTGTGAAGAACTAAAATACAAATATCATTATGGAATAGTTAGATCCCATGACTCTTTCTATACGGACAATGAAGACAAAATAATGGAGTATTGGAATAGTAAAAATATATTGGCTTCAGATATGGAAACTTCATCCTTGTTCGTAATTGGACAGCTTAGAGGAGTAAAAACAGCTAGTATACTAAACAATGTTGTAAAATATGACTCAGGATTAAAAGAAAGTATAGGGGACTATGTAATGGAAGGCATAGGATCTGTAGAAGGTGAAAAGAGACAAATTATTTTGGCGTTAGAAACCTTTGCAAAGTTAAATAAATAG
- a CDS encoding ABC transporter ATP-binding protein, with the protein MYEKVLELRNVSKQFPEVLANDNINLDIRKGEIHAIIGENGAGKSTLMNILYGLHEPTTGEIYFNGKSIRLSSPLDAIELGIGMVHQHFMLVPSFTVAENIVLGTEPKKRKIFIDKEKAIESTRKLSETYGLIVDPKLKVESLSVGIQQRVEILKALYKGADVLILDEPTAVLTPQETEELFKTIKKLVTELGKTIIIITHKLQEVLSISDRVSVMRQGKMIGTLDTKAANEKILAEMMVGREVLLDKIDKKHIEDRKYEEILKIERLRARDNRGLIALRSIDLSLKPGEILGIAGIEGNGQSELVEVLTGLREKESGKIFINGVEVSNKSPRDIRKLGIAHVPEDRLAMGLSKDASISENILMGSQHNEPYAIKGIHLNKSKIKEKSRELIKEFDIRTPSEDVLVGNLSGGNMQKVIIAREFSFNTPILIISQPTRGVDIGAIEFIHSQIIEKRNQGCAILLISAELDEIFRLSDRIITIYEGIITGEFKEGEVSKQEIGLYMTGKNIQI; encoded by the coding sequence GTGTATGAAAAGGTTTTAGAGTTAAGAAATGTATCTAAACAGTTCCCAGAAGTATTAGCGAATGATAATATAAATCTCGATATTAGAAAGGGAGAAATCCATGCAATCATCGGAGAAAATGGAGCAGGAAAATCTACACTGATGAATATATTGTATGGGCTCCATGAACCAACTACAGGAGAGATTTATTTTAATGGCAAATCTATAAGATTGTCAAGTCCTTTAGATGCAATAGAGTTAGGGATTGGTATGGTACATCAACATTTTATGTTGGTACCTTCATTTACTGTTGCAGAAAATATAGTACTAGGTACAGAGCCTAAAAAGAGAAAAATATTTATAGACAAGGAAAAAGCCATAGAGTCCACAAGAAAACTGTCTGAGACTTATGGATTAATAGTCGACCCAAAGTTAAAGGTAGAATCATTATCTGTAGGGATTCAGCAAAGGGTGGAAATATTAAAAGCACTTTATAAAGGGGCAGATGTTTTAATATTAGATGAACCTACTGCCGTTTTAACTCCACAGGAGACAGAGGAACTATTTAAAACAATAAAAAAATTAGTAACTGAACTGGGAAAAACCATAATAATAATTACTCATAAGCTTCAAGAGGTATTATCTATCTCTGATAGAGTAAGTGTTATGAGGCAAGGAAAGATGATAGGCACTTTGGATACTAAAGCTGCCAATGAAAAGATTTTAGCAGAAATGATGGTAGGTAGAGAAGTGTTATTGGATAAAATAGATAAAAAACATATAGAAGATAGAAAATATGAAGAAATATTAAAGATAGAAAGATTGCGAGCTAGGGATAATAGAGGTCTTATAGCATTAAGGAGTATAGATTTAAGCTTAAAACCTGGTGAAATTCTTGGGATTGCAGGAATAGAAGGAAATGGACAGTCCGAACTAGTAGAAGTGCTAACTGGGCTTAGGGAAAAGGAAAGTGGAAAAATATTTATTAATGGAGTTGAGGTTTCAAATAAGTCTCCAAGGGATATAAGAAAACTAGGGATTGCCCATGTTCCAGAGGATAGACTCGCTATGGGTCTGTCTAAAGATGCTTCAATTTCAGAAAATATCCTTATGGGAAGTCAACATAATGAACCTTATGCCATTAAAGGTATTCATTTAAATAAATCAAAGATTAAAGAAAAAAGCAGAGAACTCATAAAAGAGTTTGACATAAGAACTCCTTCGGAAGATGTTCTGGTTGGGAATCTATCTGGCGGAAATATGCAGAAAGTAATTATTGCTAGGGAATTTTCCTTTAATACCCCTATACTGATTATATCACAGCCTACTAGAGGGGTAGATATAGGGGCAATTGAATTTATTCATAGCCAAATAATTGAAAAGCGAAATCAAGGATGTGCTATTCTATTGATTTCAGCAGAATTAGACGAAATATTTAGATTGTCAGATAGGATAATAACTATTTATGAAGGGATTATTACTGGAGAGTTTAAGGAAGGTGAAGTCTCAAAACAAGAAATAGGGCTTTATATGACTGGAAAGAACATACAAATTTAA
- a CDS encoding NAD(P)/FAD-dependent oxidoreductase has protein sequence MNKKYDVVIIGGGIAGYYSAMALRRGGKTVALIEKHSLGGTALRWGALPVKKALDSFKNIKNNCDEIENIKETLINKWNEDLNILDTKIKKDLTEEEVDIYIGNGEFLDSTTFRLDDKILEAKYFIIATGTEPHSIKEIPVDGVNIITHKEAIDLTNLPKNIIILGGNVEGIEFAALFSEIGVDVTIVEKEDSILYENDRDLVEPIEAHLVSKGVNIIKGVGAKSAKVSTEGVEILLDNGDIISAEKALVTFMRKPNFPLGIENTNIRTNKNNIIVYENLLTDEKNIFAIGDINGILGMAHVAIQQGLSVADYILKNIPIDISHHILPRAIFTLPEMAGVGKQEWELKEHNIPYQIGIALFKDSWRGWAKNIDYGFVKVILDEENKILGLWMIGENVSEYIGLIGSMIKEGKTADDLLSNLIIHPSLGESIREALLQGKK, from the coding sequence ATGAATAAGAAATACGATGTAGTCATAATAGGCGGTGGCATTGCAGGATATTATAGTGCCATGGCTCTAAGAAGAGGCGGAAAGACTGTAGCGTTAATAGAGAAACACTCCTTAGGTGGAACAGCTCTAAGATGGGGAGCTTTACCTGTGAAAAAGGCATTGGATTCCTTTAAGAATATAAAAAATAATTGTGATGAGATTGAAAATATTAAAGAAACACTTATAAATAAATGGAATGAGGATTTAAATATTTTAGATACAAAGATTAAAAAAGATTTAACAGAGGAAGAAGTAGATATATACATTGGTAATGGTGAATTTTTAGATTCAACGACATTTAGGTTAGATGACAAAATATTAGAAGCTAAGTATTTTATCATTGCAACAGGAACTGAACCTCATAGTATAAAGGAAATTCCCGTTGATGGAGTAAATATAATAACTCATAAGGAAGCCATTGATTTAACTAATCTACCAAAAAATATAATTATTTTAGGTGGAAATGTTGAAGGGATAGAATTTGCAGCTTTATTCTCTGAAATAGGTGTAGATGTTACTATTGTAGAAAAAGAAGATAGTATTTTATATGAAAATGATAGAGATTTAGTAGAACCCATAGAGGCTCATCTAGTATCAAAGGGTGTAAATATAATAAAAGGTGTGGGAGCTAAAAGTGCAAAGGTAAGTACTGAAGGAGTAGAGATACTACTAGACAATGGAGATATAATTTCTGCTGAAAAGGCACTAGTAACATTTATGAGAAAGCCTAATTTTCCACTGGGCATTGAAAATACAAATATAAGAACAAATAAAAATAATATAATAGTCTATGAAAATTTATTAACTGATGAAAAGAATATATTTGCCATAGGAGATATTAATGGAATTTTAGGAATGGCTCATGTGGCTATTCAGCAGGGATTAAGTGTAGCAGATTATATATTAAAAAATATCCCAATAGATATATCCCATCATATTTTACCAAGGGCAATATTTACTCTGCCGGAAATGGCAGGTGTAGGTAAACAAGAATGGGAATTGAAGGAACATAATATTCCATATCAAATAGGAATTGCTTTATTTAAAGACTCCTGGAGAGGCTGGGCAAAGAATATAGACTATGGTTTTGTAAAGGTCATACTAGACGAAGAAAATAAAATCCTGGGGCTATGGATGATAGGAGAAAATGTATCTGAATATATTGGACTAATAGGTTCTATGATAAAAGAAGGAAAAACAGCAGATGATTTATTATCTAATTTAATCATTCATCCTAGTCTAGGAGAATCAATACGAGAAGCTTTACTACAAGGAAAAAAATAA
- the tyrS gene encoding tyrosine--tRNA ligase gives MENVFDILMDRGYIKQTTHEEEIRELLGKESVTFYIGFDPTADSLHVGHFIAMMFMAHMQRAGHRPIALVGGGTAMVGDPSGRTDMRNMLTKEDIAYNVSCIKKQLERLIDFSDGKAILENNADWLLDLNYVDFLREVGAHFSVNRMLTAECFKQRLEKGLSFLEFNYMLMQGYDFHVLNEKHNCKMQLGGDDQWSNMIAGMDLVRRKSSKQVYAMTCTLLTNSEGDKMGKTAKGAVWLDPEKTSPYEFYQYWRNVEDADVNKCLRMLTFIPMDEVRRLSALEGSEINTAKEILAFEVTKLIHGEEEANKAQQAARALFSGGIDEGSIPFTEMNKSTFEKGIGILDLLKEIGLTKSNGEGRRLVEQGGISIDEVKVESIDKQITLEDFKDGKIMIKKGKKVYHQVRI, from the coding sequence ATGGAGAATGTATTTGACATTCTAATGGATAGGGGATATATAAAACAAACTACCCATGAAGAAGAAATAAGAGAACTATTAGGTAAAGAAAGTGTAACATTTTATATAGGATTTGACCCTACAGCTGATAGTCTCCACGTAGGTCACTTTATAGCCATGATGTTTATGGCTCATATGCAAAGAGCAGGTCACAGACCTATTGCTTTAGTTGGTGGCGGTACTGCAATGGTTGGAGACCCATCAGGCAGAACTGATATGAGAAATATGCTTACTAAAGAAGATATAGCATATAATGTAAGTTGTATAAAAAAACAATTAGAAAGATTAATAGATTTTAGTGATGGCAAAGCAATTTTAGAAAATAATGCTGATTGGCTACTTGATTTAAATTATGTTGATTTTTTAAGAGAAGTAGGAGCACATTTCTCTGTAAATAGAATGTTAACTGCTGAGTGTTTCAAACAAAGACTTGAAAAAGGATTGTCCTTCTTAGAGTTCAACTATATGTTAATGCAAGGGTATGACTTCCATGTATTAAATGAAAAACATAACTGTAAAATGCAATTAGGTGGAGATGACCAATGGTCAAATATGATTGCTGGTATGGATTTAGTAAGAAGAAAGTCTAGTAAACAAGTATATGCGATGACCTGTACACTTCTTACAAATAGTGAAGGGGATAAAATGGGTAAAACTGCTAAGGGTGCTGTATGGCTAGATCCAGAAAAAACATCTCCTTATGAATTCTACCAATATTGGAGAAATGTTGAAGATGCAGATGTAAATAAATGTTTAAGAATGCTTACATTTATTCCTATGGATGAAGTAAGAAGACTTAGTGCATTAGAAGGATCAGAAATCAATACTGCTAAGGAAATATTAGCCTTTGAAGTAACTAAATTAATCCATGGAGAAGAAGAAGCTAATAAAGCACAACAAGCAGCTAGAGCACTATTCTCAGGCGGTATAGATGAAGGTTCTATACCATTTACAGAAATGAATAAATCTACCTTTGAAAAAGGTATAGGTATTCTTGACTTATTAAAAGAAATAGGTCTTACTAAATCTAATGGTGAAGGAAGAAGACTAGTAGAGCAAGGTGGCATATCTATTGATGAGGTAAAAGTTGAATCTATAGATAAACAAATTACACTAGAGGATTTCAAGGATGGAAAAATAATGATTAAAAAAGGTAAAAAAGTATATCATCAAGTGAGAATTTAA
- a CDS encoding cob(I)yrinic acid a,c-diamide adenosyltransferase: MKIYTKTGDKGTTGLFDNKRVSKDDIRVESYGTIDELGSFMGLAKNYVDDKEMYGLIQEIQNKLFTVATNLATEDSTKVKYHISEKDIDDLEKIIDLYMGKLNNPTNFIVPGSGKKSAYLHVSRTICRRAERRIITLSNYAEVDPLVLKYVNRLSDCLYAMARYSEEKEINVKYT, translated from the coding sequence ATGAAGATTTATACTAAGACTGGAGATAAAGGTACTACAGGGCTTTTTGATAACAAAAGAGTATCAAAGGATGATATAAGAGTGGAAAGTTATGGTACTATTGATGAATTAGGGTCTTTTATGGGATTGGCGAAGAACTATGTAGATGATAAGGAAATGTATGGGCTAATTCAAGAGATTCAAAATAAGCTATTCACCGTTGCCACAAATCTAGCAACAGAAGATAGTACAAAGGTGAAATATCATATATCGGAAAAAGATATAGATGACTTGGAAAAGATAATCGATTTATATATGGGAAAGTTAAATAATCCAACTAATTTTATAGTGCCAGGCTCAGGAAAAAAATCGGCATATCTTCATGTCTCTAGAACTATATGTAGAAGAGCAGAGAGAAGGATTATTACTTTGTCAAACTATGCAGAGGTGGACCCTTTGGTTTTAAAATATGTAAATAGACTTTCAGACTGTCTATATGCAATGGCTAGATACTCCGAAGAAAAAGAAATCAATGTTAAATATACTTAA
- a CDS encoding ABC transporter permease: MFKDIFNLTLLQHTIRTATPLILAALGGLLTQQAGILNIGMEGMILLGAFFAVVGSYFFGNAFVGVALAAIVGLIIGLIFALFVIDLKSDEFVIGIAINIFAGGLTVFLLRSIFGVKGAFSSPDIIPLPKINFPFMDNIKFLDIIFNNHTIFIYISWILVILTYIYLYKTPHGIWMRGAGEYPNALETAGVSPRKMKYISSIFCGIFCGLAGAHLSLGYLTLFTENMSANRGFIALAAIIFGKANPMGTFLAALLFGFFDALGIRLQVVGVPAQFTQMIPYLATIFALVFVTQRQMNKRKKNKEEAIILDE, translated from the coding sequence ATGTTTAAGGATATTTTTAATTTAACATTGCTGCAGCATACCATTAGAACAGCTACTCCTCTGATTTTAGCAGCATTGGGAGGATTACTTACTCAACAAGCTGGAATATTAAATATAGGTATGGAAGGAATGATTCTTCTAGGTGCATTTTTTGCAGTAGTTGGGAGTTATTTCTTTGGCAATGCCTTTGTAGGAGTAGCTTTAGCAGCTATTGTAGGTTTAATCATAGGACTAATATTTGCTTTATTTGTTATAGATTTAAAATCAGACGAATTTGTAATAGGTATAGCCATAAATATTTTTGCAGGAGGATTAACAGTATTTTTATTAAGAAGTATATTTGGAGTAAAGGGTGCATTTTCTTCACCAGATATAATACCCTTACCTAAAATAAACTTTCCATTTATGGATAATATAAAATTTCTAGATATTATCTTTAATAATCATACTATATTTATTTATATCAGCTGGATATTAGTAATACTTACTTACATATATCTATACAAGACACCTCATGGAATTTGGATGCGTGGTGCAGGAGAATATCCTAATGCTTTAGAGACTGCAGGGGTTAGTCCAAGAAAAATGAAATATATTAGTTCCATATTCTGTGGAATATTCTGCGGATTAGCTGGTGCCCATTTATCCCTAGGATATTTAACTTTATTTACAGAAAATATGAGTGCCAATAGAGGATTTATTGCATTGGCTGCAATAATATTTGGTAAAGCCAATCCAATGGGTACTTTCTTAGCTGCTTTACTATTTGGTTTCTTTGATGCATTGGGCATTAGACTACAGGTAGTAGGAGTTCCTGCTCAGTTCACTCAAATGATTCCTTATTTGGCTACTATATTTGCATTAGTTTTTGTGACTCAAAGACAAATGAATAAAAGGAAAAAGAATAAGGAAGAGGCGATAATCCTTGATGAATAA